One Bombus pascuorum chromosome 4, iyBomPasc1.1, whole genome shotgun sequence DNA segment encodes these proteins:
- the LOC132906497 gene encoding SLIT-ROBO Rho GTPase-activating protein 1-like isoform X3, with translation MDEEEIDGVKSPIKRLGSTRKLLVFNNIRLQLNEQLRCLDIRMEAQVAIVAELQDFFRRRAELELDYSKSLDKLARSIQLRHKEQKQKREHWPLFSSYACWQQLINETKSLSRDHAALSEVYSTHLVGRLNQVMEDVQRIYKRCREIGYETHEEILRVLDELHTTMKTYQTYQTGSRQAETKLRVAEQQRSKLEVANAPPEKLARSKKYKLMEKEVNKRKVKYQEAKLKALKARNEYILCLEASNTTIHKYFVDDLSDLIDCMDFGFHNCIARALLMHCSAEEGRQRSLQSGAEQLAACVGALDSRADKQRFLESHHSAFMIPKKFEFQGQRGDETPEPELQKLLHAEMEQRLSQLQQRLTSLRTESEEVWKTLETAEASLLEMLTAKDYDCSRYFGENAVPTSRPPETVQIKLRADRQETEEFYLTKFREYLLGTSRIARLDAKQEYIRQSLLDGSTASPNPSISTTKQKQARRKRIGRLQMNGQPKLFGGSLEEYLESTNQEIPLIMKSCIRVINLYGLHHQGIFRVSGSQVEINNFREWFERGEDPLADVTDASDINSVAGVLKLYLRELREPLFPIIYFEHLMELAQLESKQEFVNKMKELISSLPRPVVIVMRYLFAFLNHLSEFSDENMMDPYNLAICFGPTLVPVPEDKDQVQYQNQVNELIKNIITFCEEIFPEDIGGTQYEKYISREPDDVDVGDSPTDQVQEDMDSEVYPSEDESENLEATAQFDFNARSERELSFKKGDTLTLYTQVSNDWWRGALAGREGLIPDKYIMIKIKDEEREKELLKSSSEESMRRRTSSSADSVLSSNNSPLMGPSGNPTTWPSSTTSDVQSTANIITTDNSSNSGVIPAVVTNAPCISAQPIISREECASRVAKVSTPEKEKHIFVSDHRADTTPVIISNNTENEKISDFSESLQQRNEDTSEEAERISLMSLDGGSKRGTSRKQHWKSQSMGDTVQQTANSLQTSNTISQDEEPQEQPTFSANRELWQRRATSQTQLNPPAPPNHKIFRASQEFREMRQKHTPDLVMDLPLSAQDASKKSASSSSLSSSDEETPTQPSRAEAATSPTGGPESPDMSTAAERFAKQNQCTLKKNTKSNPDASKLKRIETEHDPEQESEEIVRSTSSNQISDSMPLRSPLPPRSTPKIVAKFADMHLTGGSQVSSFKPQIKVKPTILRKPVLPFPHPHMSPELARKIEKQAQSAEQTN, from the exons GCGAGAACATTGGCCCCTATTCTCGAGTTATGCTTGCTGGCAACAACTTATCAACGAGACCAAGTCCTTAAGCAGAGATCATGCGGCTCTTTCAGAAGTGTACAGCACACATCTCGTCGGTCGTCTCAATCAGGTGATGGAAGATGTTCAACGGATATACAAGCGT TGCCGTGAAATAGGCTACGAGACGCACGAGGAGATCCTTCGAGTGTTGGACGAGCTGCATACCACGATGAAAACGTATCAGACATACCAGACGGGGTCACGGCAAGCGGAAACGAAGCTTCGTGTGGCGGAACAACAACGCAGCAAGCTCGAGGTGGCGAATGCCCCGCCCGAGAAGCTCGCGCGTAGCAAGAAATACAAGCTCATGGAAAAGGAAGTGAACAAG AGGAAGGTCAAGTATCAAGAGGCGAAGCTAAAGGCATTGAAAGCAAGAAACGAGTACATTTTGTGTCTGGAGGCATCCAATACAACAATACACAAGTATTTTGTGGACGACCTGTCAGATCTTATCGAC TGTATGGATTTTGGATTTCACAATTGCATCGCAAGAGCGTTGCTGATGCATTGTAGCGCAGAGGAAGGTAGGCAACGTTCGCTACAATCCGGTGCTGAACAATTGGCAGCATGTGTTGGTGCTCTAGACTCGAGGGCGGATAAACAGAGGTTTTTAGAATCTCATCATTCTGCTTTCATGATACCTAAGAAGTTTGAATTCCAAGGTCAACGAGGGGACGAG acTCCAGAACCGGAACTGCAAAAACTGTTACACGCTGAGATGGAACAAAGATTGTCCCAATTGCAACAAAGACTCACGTCTTTGAGAACAGAATCTGAAGAAGTTTGGAAAACCTTGGAGACAGCAGAAGCTAGTCTATTGGAGATGTTAACCGCAAAAGATTACGACTGTTCCAGATACTTTGGTGAGAATGCTGTTCCCACCTCTAGGCCACCAGAAACTGTGCAAATTAAGCTCAGAGCAGATAGACAGGAAACTGAAGAATTCTACCTCACG aaattcaGGGAATACCTTCTTGGAACATCAAGAATAGCTAGGTTAGACGCAAAACAAGAGTACATTCGACAAAGCCTGTTAGATGGCTCGACTGCTAGCCCGAATCCATCGATATCAACAACGAAGCAAAAACAAGCTCGGAGAAAACGAATCGGTAGATTGCAGATGAACGGCCAACCAAAGTTATTCGGTGGCTCATTGGAAGAATATTTGGAAAGCACTAATCAAGAGATACCTTTAATCATGAAAAGTTGCATTAGAGTGATCAATCTATATGGTCTTCATCATCAAGGTATTTTCCGAGTCTCGGGCTCCCAGGtagaaattaacaatttccgGGAATGGTTCGAAAGGGGAGAAGATCCATTGGCCGACGTAACTGATGCGTCCGACATTAACAGCGTTGCCGGTGTGTTGAAGCTCTATTTGAGAGAACTAAGGGAACCACTGTTTCCTATTATTTACTTCGAACATTTAATGGAATTAGCACAACTAGAATCGAAGCAAGAGTTTGTTAACAAGATGAAGGAACTGATTTCCAGTCTTCCAAGACCAGTTGTCATAGTGATGCGGTACTTGTTCGCTTTTCTTAATCA CCTCTCAGAATTTTCGGATGAAAACATGATGGATCCCTACAACTTAGCGATTTGCTTCGGCCCCACCTTGGTACCTGTTCCAGAAGATAAGGACCAAGTACAATACCAGAACCAAGTGAACGAACTCATCAAGAACATTATCACGTTTTgtgaagaaatatttccagAAGATATTGGAGGTACTCAATACGAAAAGTACATCAGTAGAGAACCTGACGACGT AGACGTGGGAGATTCGCCGACGGACCAGGTCCAGGAAGACATGGACTCCGAAGTGTATCCATCTGAGGATG AATCGGAAAACCTCGAAGCCACAGCGCAATTCGATTTCAATGCAAGGTCCGAAAGAGAGTTAAGCTTCAAAAAGGGAGATACCTTGACTCTATACACACAAGTCAGTAATGACTGGTGGCGAGGTGCCTTGGCCGGTAGAGAGGGGCTTATTCccgataaatatattatgatcaAGATAAA GGACGAAGAACGCGAAAAGGAACTCCTGAAGTCGTCGAGTGAAGAATCAATGCGAAGAAGGACTTCAAGCTCTGCCGATAGTGTTCTTTCAAGTAACAATTCACCGCTGATGGGACCGTCTGGAAATCCAACTACTTGGCCCTCTAGCACTACGTCCGACGTGCAGTCAACCGCAAATATAATCACAACAGACAATAGCAGTAACAGTGGTGTTATTCCAGCAGTCGTGACAAATGCCCCTTGCATCTCAGCACAACCAATCATCAGTCGAGAG GAATGTGCATCTCGAGTAGCAAAGGTATCAACACCAGAAAAAGAGAAGCATATCTTCGTTTCTGATCATCGTGCAGACACAACGCCAGTCATTATTAGTAATAATACTGAGAACGAGAAGATATCGGACTTCAGCGAGTCGTTACAACAACGCAACGAAGATACTAGCGAAGAAGCAGAACGTATTTCCTTAATGAGCCTAGACGGCGGATCAAAGCGTGGAACAAGTAGAAAACAACACTGGAAATCCCAAAGCATGGGTGATACTGTGCAGCAGACTGCGAATTCTCTTCAAACAAGCAATACTATCTCTCAAGATGAAGAACCTCAGGAACAGCCAACGTTTTCTGCGAATCGAGAGCTTTGGCAAAGACGAGCGACGTCGCAAACGCAATTAAATCCACCTGCGCCTCCTAATCATAAAATTTTCCGTGCCTCCCAAGAATTCCGTGAAATGCGTCAGAAACATACACCGGATTTGGTAATGGATCTGCCTTTATCGGCACAAGATGCGAGTAAAAAGTCTGCTTCGTCGAGCAGTCTCAGCAGCTCTGACGAAGAGACGCCAACTCAGCCATCTCGTGCTGAAGCGGCCACATCGCCAACGGGCGGTCCTGAGTCCCCTGACATGAGCACAGCTGCAGAACGATTTGCTAAACAGAACCAATGCACTCTAAAGAAAAATACCAAGTCGAATCCTGACGCGTCAAAGTTAAAACGTATAGAGACCGAACACGATCCCGAACAAGAGTCTGAGGAAATTGTTAGGTCGACAAGTTCCAATCAGATCTCGGATTCAATGCCTTTGAGATCACCTCTTCCACCACGTTCGACGCCTAAGATAGTGGCGAAATTTGCAGATATGCACTTAACAGGCGGCAGCCAGGTGTCCTCGTTCAAGCCGCAGATAAAAGTGAAGCCAACGATTCTCAGAAAACCGGTGTTACCATTCCCACATCCACACATGAGTCCTGAGCTCGCGAGGAAAATCGAGAAGCAAGCGCAGAGCGCCGAACAAACCAATTAA
- the LOC132906497 gene encoding SLIT-ROBO Rho GTPase-activating protein 1-like isoform X4 has protein sequence MFKLAGRQEWEALTKDIRLQLNEQLRCLDIRMEAQVAIVAELQDFFRRRAELELDYSKSLDKLARSIQLRHKEQKQKREHWPLFSSYACWQQLINETKSLSRDHAALSEVYSTHLVGRLNQVMEDVQRIYKRCREIGYETHEEILRVLDELHTTMKTYQTYQTGSRQAETKLRVAEQQRSKLEVANAPPEKLARSKKYKLMEKEVNKRKVKYQEAKLKALKARNEYILCLEASNTTIHKYFVDDLSDLIDCMDFGFHNCIARALLMHCSAEEGRQRSLQSGAEQLAACVGALDSRADKQRFLESHHSAFMIPKKFEFQGQRGDEVLETPEPELQKLLHAEMEQRLSQLQQRLTSLRTESEEVWKTLETAEASLLEMLTAKDYDCSRYFGENAVPTSRPPETVQIKLRADRQETEEFYLTKFREYLLGTSRIARLDAKQEYIRQSLLDGSTASPNPSISTTKQKQARRKRIGRLQMNGQPKLFGGSLEEYLESTNQEIPLIMKSCIRVINLYGLHHQGIFRVSGSQVEINNFREWFERGEDPLADVTDASDINSVAGVLKLYLRELREPLFPIIYFEHLMELAQLESKQEFVNKMKELISSLPRPVVIVMRYLFAFLNHLSEFSDENMMDPYNLAICFGPTLVPVPEDKDQVQYQNQVNELIKNIITFCEEIFPEDIGGTQYEKYISREPDDVDVGDSPTDQVQEDMDSEVYPSEDESENLEATAQFDFNARSERELSFKKGDTLTLYTQVSNDWWRGALAGREGLIPDKYIMIKIKDEEREKELLKSSSEESMRRRTSSSADSVLSSNNSPLMGPSGNPTTWPSSTTSDVQSTANIITTDNSSNSGVIPAVVTNAPCISAQPIISREECASRVAKVSTPEKEKHIFVSDHRADTTPVIISNNTENEKISDFSESLQQRNEDTSEEAERISLMSLDGGSKRGTSRKQHWKSQSMGDTVQQTANSLQTSNTISQDEEPQEQPTFSANRELWQRRATSQTQLNPPAPPNHKIFRASQEFREMRQKHTPDLVMDLPLSAQDASKKSASSSSLSSSDEETPTQPSRAEAATSPTGGPESPDMSTAAERFAKQNQCTLKKNTKSNPDASKLKRIETEHDPEQESEEIVRSTSSNQISDSMPLRSPLPPRSTPKIVAKFADMHLTGGSQVSSFKPQIKVKPTILRKPVLPFPHPHMSPELARKIEKQAQSAEQTN, from the exons GCGAGAACATTGGCCCCTATTCTCGAGTTATGCTTGCTGGCAACAACTTATCAACGAGACCAAGTCCTTAAGCAGAGATCATGCGGCTCTTTCAGAAGTGTACAGCACACATCTCGTCGGTCGTCTCAATCAGGTGATGGAAGATGTTCAACGGATATACAAGCGT TGCCGTGAAATAGGCTACGAGACGCACGAGGAGATCCTTCGAGTGTTGGACGAGCTGCATACCACGATGAAAACGTATCAGACATACCAGACGGGGTCACGGCAAGCGGAAACGAAGCTTCGTGTGGCGGAACAACAACGCAGCAAGCTCGAGGTGGCGAATGCCCCGCCCGAGAAGCTCGCGCGTAGCAAGAAATACAAGCTCATGGAAAAGGAAGTGAACAAG AGGAAGGTCAAGTATCAAGAGGCGAAGCTAAAGGCATTGAAAGCAAGAAACGAGTACATTTTGTGTCTGGAGGCATCCAATACAACAATACACAAGTATTTTGTGGACGACCTGTCAGATCTTATCGAC TGTATGGATTTTGGATTTCACAATTGCATCGCAAGAGCGTTGCTGATGCATTGTAGCGCAGAGGAAGGTAGGCAACGTTCGCTACAATCCGGTGCTGAACAATTGGCAGCATGTGTTGGTGCTCTAGACTCGAGGGCGGATAAACAGAGGTTTTTAGAATCTCATCATTCTGCTTTCATGATACCTAAGAAGTTTGAATTCCAAGGTCAACGAGGGGACGAGGTACTTGAA acTCCAGAACCGGAACTGCAAAAACTGTTACACGCTGAGATGGAACAAAGATTGTCCCAATTGCAACAAAGACTCACGTCTTTGAGAACAGAATCTGAAGAAGTTTGGAAAACCTTGGAGACAGCAGAAGCTAGTCTATTGGAGATGTTAACCGCAAAAGATTACGACTGTTCCAGATACTTTGGTGAGAATGCTGTTCCCACCTCTAGGCCACCAGAAACTGTGCAAATTAAGCTCAGAGCAGATAGACAGGAAACTGAAGAATTCTACCTCACG aaattcaGGGAATACCTTCTTGGAACATCAAGAATAGCTAGGTTAGACGCAAAACAAGAGTACATTCGACAAAGCCTGTTAGATGGCTCGACTGCTAGCCCGAATCCATCGATATCAACAACGAAGCAAAAACAAGCTCGGAGAAAACGAATCGGTAGATTGCAGATGAACGGCCAACCAAAGTTATTCGGTGGCTCATTGGAAGAATATTTGGAAAGCACTAATCAAGAGATACCTTTAATCATGAAAAGTTGCATTAGAGTGATCAATCTATATGGTCTTCATCATCAAGGTATTTTCCGAGTCTCGGGCTCCCAGGtagaaattaacaatttccgGGAATGGTTCGAAAGGGGAGAAGATCCATTGGCCGACGTAACTGATGCGTCCGACATTAACAGCGTTGCCGGTGTGTTGAAGCTCTATTTGAGAGAACTAAGGGAACCACTGTTTCCTATTATTTACTTCGAACATTTAATGGAATTAGCACAACTAGAATCGAAGCAAGAGTTTGTTAACAAGATGAAGGAACTGATTTCCAGTCTTCCAAGACCAGTTGTCATAGTGATGCGGTACTTGTTCGCTTTTCTTAATCA CCTCTCAGAATTTTCGGATGAAAACATGATGGATCCCTACAACTTAGCGATTTGCTTCGGCCCCACCTTGGTACCTGTTCCAGAAGATAAGGACCAAGTACAATACCAGAACCAAGTGAACGAACTCATCAAGAACATTATCACGTTTTgtgaagaaatatttccagAAGATATTGGAGGTACTCAATACGAAAAGTACATCAGTAGAGAACCTGACGACGT AGACGTGGGAGATTCGCCGACGGACCAGGTCCAGGAAGACATGGACTCCGAAGTGTATCCATCTGAGGATG AATCGGAAAACCTCGAAGCCACAGCGCAATTCGATTTCAATGCAAGGTCCGAAAGAGAGTTAAGCTTCAAAAAGGGAGATACCTTGACTCTATACACACAAGTCAGTAATGACTGGTGGCGAGGTGCCTTGGCCGGTAGAGAGGGGCTTATTCccgataaatatattatgatcaAGATAAA GGACGAAGAACGCGAAAAGGAACTCCTGAAGTCGTCGAGTGAAGAATCAATGCGAAGAAGGACTTCAAGCTCTGCCGATAGTGTTCTTTCAAGTAACAATTCACCGCTGATGGGACCGTCTGGAAATCCAACTACTTGGCCCTCTAGCACTACGTCCGACGTGCAGTCAACCGCAAATATAATCACAACAGACAATAGCAGTAACAGTGGTGTTATTCCAGCAGTCGTGACAAATGCCCCTTGCATCTCAGCACAACCAATCATCAGTCGAGAG GAATGTGCATCTCGAGTAGCAAAGGTATCAACACCAGAAAAAGAGAAGCATATCTTCGTTTCTGATCATCGTGCAGACACAACGCCAGTCATTATTAGTAATAATACTGAGAACGAGAAGATATCGGACTTCAGCGAGTCGTTACAACAACGCAACGAAGATACTAGCGAAGAAGCAGAACGTATTTCCTTAATGAGCCTAGACGGCGGATCAAAGCGTGGAACAAGTAGAAAACAACACTGGAAATCCCAAAGCATGGGTGATACTGTGCAGCAGACTGCGAATTCTCTTCAAACAAGCAATACTATCTCTCAAGATGAAGAACCTCAGGAACAGCCAACGTTTTCTGCGAATCGAGAGCTTTGGCAAAGACGAGCGACGTCGCAAACGCAATTAAATCCACCTGCGCCTCCTAATCATAAAATTTTCCGTGCCTCCCAAGAATTCCGTGAAATGCGTCAGAAACATACACCGGATTTGGTAATGGATCTGCCTTTATCGGCACAAGATGCGAGTAAAAAGTCTGCTTCGTCGAGCAGTCTCAGCAGCTCTGACGAAGAGACGCCAACTCAGCCATCTCGTGCTGAAGCGGCCACATCGCCAACGGGCGGTCCTGAGTCCCCTGACATGAGCACAGCTGCAGAACGATTTGCTAAACAGAACCAATGCACTCTAAAGAAAAATACCAAGTCGAATCCTGACGCGTCAAAGTTAAAACGTATAGAGACCGAACACGATCCCGAACAAGAGTCTGAGGAAATTGTTAGGTCGACAAGTTCCAATCAGATCTCGGATTCAATGCCTTTGAGATCACCTCTTCCACCACGTTCGACGCCTAAGATAGTGGCGAAATTTGCAGATATGCACTTAACAGGCGGCAGCCAGGTGTCCTCGTTCAAGCCGCAGATAAAAGTGAAGCCAACGATTCTCAGAAAACCGGTGTTACCATTCCCACATCCACACATGAGTCCTGAGCTCGCGAGGAAAATCGAGAAGCAAGCGCAGAGCGCCGAACAAACCAATTAA
- the LOC132906497 gene encoding SLIT-ROBO Rho GTPase-activating protein 1-like isoform X1: MDEEEIDGVKSPIKRLGSTRKLLVFNNIRLQLNEQLRCLDIRMEAQVAIVAELQDFFRRRAELELDYSKSLDKLARSIQLRHKEQKQKREHWPLFSSYACWQQLINETKSLSRDHAALSEVYSTHLVGRLNQVMEDVQRIYKRCREIGYETHEEILRVLDELHTTMKTYQTYQTGSRQAETKLRVAEQQRSKLEVANAPPEKLARSKKYKLMEKEVNKRKVKYQEAKLKALKARNEYILCLEASNTTIHKYFVDDLSDLIDCMDFGFHNCIARALLMHCSAEEGRQRSLQSGAEQLAACVGALDSRADKQRFLESHHSAFMIPKKFEFQGQRGDEVLETPEPELQKLLHAEMEQRLSQLQQRLTSLRTESEEVWKTLETAEASLLEMLTAKDYDCSRYFGENAVPTSRPPETVQIKLRADRQETEEFYLTKFREYLLGTSRIARLDAKQEYIRQSLLDGSTASPNPSISTTKQKQARRKRIGRLQMNGQPKLFGGSLEEYLESTNQEIPLIMKSCIRVINLYGLHHQGIFRVSGSQVEINNFREWFERGEDPLADVTDASDINSVAGVLKLYLRELREPLFPIIYFEHLMELAQLESKQEFVNKMKELISSLPRPVVIVMRYLFAFLNHLSEFSDENMMDPYNLAICFGPTLVPVPEDKDQVQYQNQVNELIKNIITFCEEIFPEDIGGTQYEKYISREPDDVDVGDSPTDQVQEDMDSEVYPSEDESENLEATAQFDFNARSERELSFKKGDTLTLYTQVSNDWWRGALAGREGLIPDKYIMIKIKDEEREKELLKSSSEESMRRRTSSSADSVLSSNNSPLMGPSGNPTTWPSSTTSDVQSTANIITTDNSSNSGVIPAVVTNAPCISAQPIISREECASRVAKVSTPEKEKHIFVSDHRADTTPVIISNNTENEKISDFSESLQQRNEDTSEEAERISLMSLDGGSKRGTSRKQHWKSQSMGDTVQQTANSLQTSNTISQDEEPQEQPTFSANRELWQRRATSQTQLNPPAPPNHKIFRASQEFREMRQKHTPDLVMDLPLSAQDASKKSASSSSLSSSDEETPTQPSRAEAATSPTGGPESPDMSTAAERFAKQNQCTLKKNTKSNPDASKLKRIETEHDPEQESEEIVRSTSSNQISDSMPLRSPLPPRSTPKIVAKFADMHLTGGSQVSSFKPQIKVKPTILRKPVLPFPHPHMSPELARKIEKQAQSAEQTN; this comes from the exons GCGAGAACATTGGCCCCTATTCTCGAGTTATGCTTGCTGGCAACAACTTATCAACGAGACCAAGTCCTTAAGCAGAGATCATGCGGCTCTTTCAGAAGTGTACAGCACACATCTCGTCGGTCGTCTCAATCAGGTGATGGAAGATGTTCAACGGATATACAAGCGT TGCCGTGAAATAGGCTACGAGACGCACGAGGAGATCCTTCGAGTGTTGGACGAGCTGCATACCACGATGAAAACGTATCAGACATACCAGACGGGGTCACGGCAAGCGGAAACGAAGCTTCGTGTGGCGGAACAACAACGCAGCAAGCTCGAGGTGGCGAATGCCCCGCCCGAGAAGCTCGCGCGTAGCAAGAAATACAAGCTCATGGAAAAGGAAGTGAACAAG AGGAAGGTCAAGTATCAAGAGGCGAAGCTAAAGGCATTGAAAGCAAGAAACGAGTACATTTTGTGTCTGGAGGCATCCAATACAACAATACACAAGTATTTTGTGGACGACCTGTCAGATCTTATCGAC TGTATGGATTTTGGATTTCACAATTGCATCGCAAGAGCGTTGCTGATGCATTGTAGCGCAGAGGAAGGTAGGCAACGTTCGCTACAATCCGGTGCTGAACAATTGGCAGCATGTGTTGGTGCTCTAGACTCGAGGGCGGATAAACAGAGGTTTTTAGAATCTCATCATTCTGCTTTCATGATACCTAAGAAGTTTGAATTCCAAGGTCAACGAGGGGACGAGGTACTTGAA acTCCAGAACCGGAACTGCAAAAACTGTTACACGCTGAGATGGAACAAAGATTGTCCCAATTGCAACAAAGACTCACGTCTTTGAGAACAGAATCTGAAGAAGTTTGGAAAACCTTGGAGACAGCAGAAGCTAGTCTATTGGAGATGTTAACCGCAAAAGATTACGACTGTTCCAGATACTTTGGTGAGAATGCTGTTCCCACCTCTAGGCCACCAGAAACTGTGCAAATTAAGCTCAGAGCAGATAGACAGGAAACTGAAGAATTCTACCTCACG aaattcaGGGAATACCTTCTTGGAACATCAAGAATAGCTAGGTTAGACGCAAAACAAGAGTACATTCGACAAAGCCTGTTAGATGGCTCGACTGCTAGCCCGAATCCATCGATATCAACAACGAAGCAAAAACAAGCTCGGAGAAAACGAATCGGTAGATTGCAGATGAACGGCCAACCAAAGTTATTCGGTGGCTCATTGGAAGAATATTTGGAAAGCACTAATCAAGAGATACCTTTAATCATGAAAAGTTGCATTAGAGTGATCAATCTATATGGTCTTCATCATCAAGGTATTTTCCGAGTCTCGGGCTCCCAGGtagaaattaacaatttccgGGAATGGTTCGAAAGGGGAGAAGATCCATTGGCCGACGTAACTGATGCGTCCGACATTAACAGCGTTGCCGGTGTGTTGAAGCTCTATTTGAGAGAACTAAGGGAACCACTGTTTCCTATTATTTACTTCGAACATTTAATGGAATTAGCACAACTAGAATCGAAGCAAGAGTTTGTTAACAAGATGAAGGAACTGATTTCCAGTCTTCCAAGACCAGTTGTCATAGTGATGCGGTACTTGTTCGCTTTTCTTAATCA CCTCTCAGAATTTTCGGATGAAAACATGATGGATCCCTACAACTTAGCGATTTGCTTCGGCCCCACCTTGGTACCTGTTCCAGAAGATAAGGACCAAGTACAATACCAGAACCAAGTGAACGAACTCATCAAGAACATTATCACGTTTTgtgaagaaatatttccagAAGATATTGGAGGTACTCAATACGAAAAGTACATCAGTAGAGAACCTGACGACGT AGACGTGGGAGATTCGCCGACGGACCAGGTCCAGGAAGACATGGACTCCGAAGTGTATCCATCTGAGGATG AATCGGAAAACCTCGAAGCCACAGCGCAATTCGATTTCAATGCAAGGTCCGAAAGAGAGTTAAGCTTCAAAAAGGGAGATACCTTGACTCTATACACACAAGTCAGTAATGACTGGTGGCGAGGTGCCTTGGCCGGTAGAGAGGGGCTTATTCccgataaatatattatgatcaAGATAAA GGACGAAGAACGCGAAAAGGAACTCCTGAAGTCGTCGAGTGAAGAATCAATGCGAAGAAGGACTTCAAGCTCTGCCGATAGTGTTCTTTCAAGTAACAATTCACCGCTGATGGGACCGTCTGGAAATCCAACTACTTGGCCCTCTAGCACTACGTCCGACGTGCAGTCAACCGCAAATATAATCACAACAGACAATAGCAGTAACAGTGGTGTTATTCCAGCAGTCGTGACAAATGCCCCTTGCATCTCAGCACAACCAATCATCAGTCGAGAG GAATGTGCATCTCGAGTAGCAAAGGTATCAACACCAGAAAAAGAGAAGCATATCTTCGTTTCTGATCATCGTGCAGACACAACGCCAGTCATTATTAGTAATAATACTGAGAACGAGAAGATATCGGACTTCAGCGAGTCGTTACAACAACGCAACGAAGATACTAGCGAAGAAGCAGAACGTATTTCCTTAATGAGCCTAGACGGCGGATCAAAGCGTGGAACAAGTAGAAAACAACACTGGAAATCCCAAAGCATGGGTGATACTGTGCAGCAGACTGCGAATTCTCTTCAAACAAGCAATACTATCTCTCAAGATGAAGAACCTCAGGAACAGCCAACGTTTTCTGCGAATCGAGAGCTTTGGCAAAGACGAGCGACGTCGCAAACGCAATTAAATCCACCTGCGCCTCCTAATCATAAAATTTTCCGTGCCTCCCAAGAATTCCGTGAAATGCGTCAGAAACATACACCGGATTTGGTAATGGATCTGCCTTTATCGGCACAAGATGCGAGTAAAAAGTCTGCTTCGTCGAGCAGTCTCAGCAGCTCTGACGAAGAGACGCCAACTCAGCCATCTCGTGCTGAAGCGGCCACATCGCCAACGGGCGGTCCTGAGTCCCCTGACATGAGCACAGCTGCAGAACGATTTGCTAAACAGAACCAATGCACTCTAAAGAAAAATACCAAGTCGAATCCTGACGCGTCAAAGTTAAAACGTATAGAGACCGAACACGATCCCGAACAAGAGTCTGAGGAAATTGTTAGGTCGACAAGTTCCAATCAGATCTCGGATTCAATGCCTTTGAGATCACCTCTTCCACCACGTTCGACGCCTAAGATAGTGGCGAAATTTGCAGATATGCACTTAACAGGCGGCAGCCAGGTGTCCTCGTTCAAGCCGCAGATAAAAGTGAAGCCAACGATTCTCAGAAAACCGGTGTTACCATTCCCACATCCACACATGAGTCCTGAGCTCGCGAGGAAAATCGAGAAGCAAGCGCAGAGCGCCGAACAAACCAATTAA